The Aedes aegypti strain LVP_AGWG chromosome 3, AaegL5.0 Primary Assembly, whole genome shotgun sequence genome contains a region encoding:
- the LOC5570045 gene encoding 2-methoxy-6-polyprenyl-1,4-benzoquinol methylase, mitochondrial gives MLTRHIRTTIPRFIPVRLTKACYSEQHQQSDRRDESETTHFGYETVKESEKWKKVHKVFEQVASSYDLMNDAMSFGIHRVWKDIFMERLAPIGGGNRLLDMAGGTGDIAFRYLKYLNNQPPEDNQATNHVTVSDINQNMLNVGQERYKRLNIKPTNCTVDWVCANAEELPFEDNSYTAYTIAFGIRNVTHIDKVLSEAYRVLKPGGRFMCLEFSHVSNDYLRWVYDQYSFQVIPPMGQILTSQWQPYQYLVESIRKFPKQEEFKGMIQNAGFKCVQYEDLTFGVCAIHSGFKL, from the exons ATGCTGACCCGGCATATCCGCACAACAATCCCCCGGTTTATACCGGTCCGATTGACTAAAGCCTGTTACTCGGAACAGCACCAGCAAAGTGATCGACGTGATGAATCTGAAACTACACATTTTGGATATGAAACCGTAAAGGAAAGTGAGAAATGGAAAAAGGTGCATAAAGTGTTCGAGCAAGTGGCATCCTCTTATGATCTGATGAATGATGCAATGTCCTTCGGGATACATCGGGTGTGGAAAGACATCTTTATGGAACGCCTGGCACCGATTGGCGGTGGCAATCGATTGCTGGATATGGCCGGTGGAACCGGTGATATTGCTTTTCGATACTTGAAATACCTGAACAATCAACCACCGGAAGACAATCAAGCTACTAATCACGTCACAGTGTCGGATATAAATCAAAATATGCTGAATGTTGGCCAAGAGCGATACAAAAG GCTTAACATAAAACCCACAAATTGTACGGTTGATTGGGTTTGTGCAAACGCAGAAGAATTGCCATTCGAAGATAATTCATATACAGCATACACAATTGCATTCGGGATACGCAATGTAACACACATTGATAAG GTGCTTTCTGAGGCTTACAGAGTACTTAAACCAGGAGGTCGCTTCATGTGCCTCGAGTTCAGTCATGTCTCCAATGACTATTTAAGATG GGTTTACGATCAGTACTCGTTCCAAGTCATCCCACCGATGGGTCAGATACTTACCAGTCAATGGCAGCCATACCAGTATTTGGTGGAGAGTATACGAAAATTTCCTAAGCAAGAAGAATTCaaaggaatgattcaaaatgCAGGTTTCAAATGTGTCCAATATGAGGATCTCACGTTTGGTGTTTGCGCAATACATTCTGGATTCAAActctaa